A genome region from Clostridiales bacterium includes the following:
- a CDS encoding nucleotidyltransferase domain-containing protein — MITIEQIKHEVQEAAKEYPIKKVELFGSYAEGTHTDKSDIDILVEFSTSAISLLTLAALKYKLEERFKKEVDVVHGPLEKDSLLNIKKVIPVYEQ; from the coding sequence ATGATTACAATAGAACAGATAAAGCATGAAGTTCAAGAGGCTGCTAAAGAATATCCAATAAAGAAGGTTGAATTATTTGGTTCATATGCTGAAGGAACACATACTGATAAAAGTGATATTGACATATTAGTTGAATTTTCAACTTCTGCTATATCATTACTTACATTAGCTGCATTGAAATATAAACTCGAAGAAAGATTTAAGAAAGAGGTTGATGTTGTGCACGGACCTTTAGAAAAAGATTCCTTATTGAATATAAAGAAAGTGATTCCTGTGTATGAACAATAG
- a CDS encoding DUF86 domain-containing protein, producing MKKILKEITIALKMANDISQTDFLRDEKLKRATCMTLINIGELVKNITDETKVSYGNIPWREISGLRDITAHKYQTLKMEDVYTTTINDLPRLKIEIAKIIREYE from the coding sequence ATGAAAAAGATTTTGAAAGAAATTACGATAGCGTTAAAAATGGCGAACGATATATCTCAAACTGATTTTTTAAGGGATGAAAAATTAAAAAGGGCAACATGTATGACATTGATAAATATAGGTGAACTTGTAAAAAATATAACGGATGAAACTAAGGTATCTTACGGCAATATACCTTGGCGGGAAATTTCCGGATTAAGGGATATAACGGCGCATAAATATCAGACATTAAAAATGGAAGATGTTTATACAACAACGATAAATGATCTTCCACGACTTAAAATTGAAATTGCAAAAATAATAAGAGAATATGAATGA
- a CDS encoding TetR/AcrR family transcriptional regulator C-terminal domain-containing protein, with protein sequence MSKPELTKRLIAQTLKELMANINLDKISVQDIVKKCGLNRKTFYYHFQDKQALVCWIFDIDFSTLTDMNHDNTVIDELMQLLYANKEFYVAALTSNAQNNLREHLFKVVYNGIISRIKIILKANRIPNDDMKMIANYFSNAIMGSITQWAKGGMKTPPDEYITDFHPITQECLEFAIKRILEKRANIRLP encoded by the coding sequence ATGTCAAAGCCTGAACTGACCAAACGGCTGATAGCGCAGACGCTTAAGGAGCTTATGGCAAATATTAATCTAGATAAGATAAGCGTACAGGATATTGTAAAAAAATGCGGGCTTAACCGCAAAACATTTTATTATCATTTTCAGGATAAACAAGCGTTAGTCTGCTGGATTTTCGATATTGATTTTTCCACTCTTACAGATATGAACCATGATAATACCGTCATCGATGAGCTGATGCAACTTTTGTATGCGAATAAGGAATTCTATGTCGCCGCCCTTACTTCAAATGCGCAGAACAATCTTCGCGAACATTTATTTAAAGTTGTCTATAATGGCATTATATCAAGAATCAAGATAATACTTAAAGCAAACAGGATACCGAACGATGACATGAAAATGATTGCGAATTATTTTTCCAATGCAATTATGGGCTCCATCACTCAATGGGCAAAGGGAGGCATGAAAACCCCTCCTGATGAATATATTACCGATTTTCATCCCATAACCCAGGAATGTCTGGAATTCGCAATCAAAAGGATCCTGGAGAAAAGGGCGAATATACGCCTTCCTTAG